In one Gossypium hirsutum isolate 1008001.06 chromosome D09, Gossypium_hirsutum_v2.1, whole genome shotgun sequence genomic region, the following are encoded:
- the LOC107890658 gene encoding probable calcium-binding protein CML13 — MGLTEDQKNAMKEAFTLFDTDSDGKIAPTELGVLMRSLGGNPTQAQLKEIVAQEKLTAPFDFSRFLGLMEKHLKTEPFEQQLRDAFKVLDKEATGFILVSDLKHILTSVGEKLEPTEFDDWIKGVDVGSDGKLKYDDFIARMVAK; from the coding sequence ATGGGCCTCACTGAAGATCAGAAAAACGCTATGAAAGAGGCTTTCACTCTCTTTGACACTGACAGCGATGGCAAGATAGCTCCGACAGAGCTCGGGGTCTTAATGAGGTCCCTGGGTGGTAACCCCACCCAAGCTCAACTTAAAGAAATCGTGGCTCAAGAGAAGTTAACCGCACCCTTCGATTTCTCACGCTTTTTGGGGCTAATGGAGAAGCACTTGAAAACGGAGCCGTTTGAACAACAGTTGCGTGATGCGTTCAAGGTGCTGGATAAGGAGGCGACTGGCTTCATCCTGGTGTCGGATCTTAAACACATATTGACCAGTGTTGGGGAGAAGCTAGAGCCGACGGAGTTTGATGATTGGATCAAGGGAGTCGATGTTGGCTCCGATGGAAAGCTCAAATACGATGATTTCATTGCTAGGATGGTTGCTAAGTGA
- the LOC107890657 gene encoding 21 kDa protein, whose protein sequence is MQGSSSSSRHVLAILLIILQITSSIAKTFSHKPYRTKRNTEYIRSSCTTTTYPRLCYRSLSIYASKINTSPRLIAHTALLVTFRASKSTSRLMRKIARTHRLKPRVAAAMADCIEVIDDSIDELQKSIGEIVRIRRSNFVLIMSDLQTWVSAALTDEDTCMDGFSGRAMNGYAKMMVRKRIVKIAHLTSNALALINNYASSQILD, encoded by the coding sequence ATGCAAGGTTCATCTTCATCTTCACGCCACGTACTGGCAATCCTTCTCATTATCCTTCAAATCACGTCCTCCATAGCCAAAACCTTCTCCCACAAACCATACCGCACCAAAAGAAACACCGAATACATCAGATCTTCATGCACCACCACTACCTACCCCCGATTATGTTACCGCTCCCTCTCCATCTACGCCTCCAAAATCAACACCAGCCCCCGACTGATTGCCCACACCGCCCTCCTCGTCACCTTCAGAGCCAGCAAATCTACGTCCAGGCTCATGCGAAAAATCGCCAGAACCCATCGTTTGAAACCTCGGGTCGCTGCCGCCATGGCGGATTGCATCGAAGTGATCGACGACTCTATCGACGAGCTACAAAAATCTATAGGTGAAATTGTTCGTATCAGACGCTCCAACTTTGTGCTTATTATGAGTGATCTTCAAACCTGGGTTAGTGCTGCACTGACAGATGAAGATACTTGCATGGATGGATTCTCAGGCAGGGCTATGAATGGGTATGCGAAGATGATGGTGAGGAAACGAATCGTTAAGATCGCACATTTGACGAGCAATGCTTTGGCTCTCATCAATAACTATGCTTCATCTCAGATCCTTGATTGA